From the Cervus elaphus chromosome 20, mCerEla1.1, whole genome shotgun sequence genome, one window contains:
- the LOC122678083 gene encoding oviduct-specific glycoprotein produces MNNNQIVPKDPQDEKILYPEFNKLKERNRGLKTLLSIGGWNFGTSRFTTMLSTFTNRERFVNSVIALLRTHGFDGLDLFFLYPGLRGSPSRDRWTFVFLLEELLQAFKNEARLTMRPRLLLSAAVSGDPHVIRKAYDARLLGRLLDFISVLSYDLHGSWEKVTGHNSPLFSLPGDPKSSAYAMNYWRQLGAPPEKLLMGLPTYGRTFHLLRASQNELRAEAVGPASPGKYTKQAGFLAYYEICSFVRRAKKRWIDDQYVPYAFKGKEWVGYDDAMSFSYKAVFIKREHFGGAMVWTLDLDDVRGNFCGTGPFPLVHTLNNLLVNDEFSSTPSPKFWFSTAVNSSRIGPEMPTMTRDLITGLGILPPGGEAVATETHRKSATMTITPRGWLATPTRTPLSFGRLTAAPEGKTESLGEKPLTTVGHLAVRPGGIAVGPMHRQTGQMVTPPGRKAGVPEKVTTLSGKMTVTPDGQAETLERSL; encoded by the exons ATGAACAACAATCAGATTGTTCCTAAGGATCCCCAGGATGAGAAAATCCTCTACCCAGAGTTCAACAAGCTCAAGGAGAG GAACAGGGGGCTGAAAACACTGCTGTCCATTGGGGGGTGGAACTTCGGCACCTCGAG GTTCACCACGATGCTGTCCACATTCACGAACCGGGAAAGGTTTGTCAATTCAGTGATCGCCCTCCTGAGGACACATGGCTTCGATGGTCTGGACCTCTTCTTCTTGTACCCTGGACTCAGAGGCAGCCCCTCACGTGACCGCTGGACCTTTGTCTTCTTACTTGAG GAGCTCCTGCAGGCCTTCAAGAATGAGGCCCGGCTCACCATGCGCCCAAGGCTGCTGCTGTCTGCTGCCGTCTCTGGGGACCCGCATGTCATCCGGAAAGCGTATGATGCACGCCTTCTGGGCAG ACTCTTGGATTTCATCAGCGTCTTGTCTTACGACTTACATGGAAGCTGGGAAAAGGTCACAGGACACAATAGCcctctgttctctctgcctggagacCCCAAATCTTCG GCATATGCCATGAATTACTGGCGACAGCTTGGGGCCCCCCCTGAGAAGCTCCTCATGGGGCTCCCCACCTATGGACGTACTTTTCACCTCCTCAGAGCCTCTCAGAATGAGCTGAGGGCAGAAGCTGTGGGACCAGCATCTCCAGGGAAGTACACCAAGCAAGCTGGCTTCTTGGCTTATTATGAG ATTTGCTCCTTTGTCCGGAGAGCGAAGAAGCGCTGGATTGATGATCAGTATGTCCCATATGCCTTCAAGGGGAAGGAGTGGGTTGGCTATGATGATGCCATGAGCTTCAGTTACAAG GCAGTTTTCATAAAGAGAGAGCATTTTGGGGGGGCCATGGTGTGGACATTGGACCTGGATGATGTCAGGGGCAATTTCTGCGGCACTGGCCCTTTCCCCCTTGTCCACACGTTGAATAATCTCCTGGTGAATGATG AGTTCAGCTCAACTCCTTCACCAAAATTTTGGTTCTCAACTGCTGTGAATTCTTCAAGAATTGGCCCTGAAATGCCAACTATGACCAGGGATTTGATCACTGGTTTGGGCATTTTGCCCCCGGGAGGAGAGGCTGTGGCCACTGAGACTCATAGAAAGTCTGCAACTATGACCATAACCCCCAGAGGTTGGCTTGCGACCCCTACAAGGACCCCTCTGTCCTTTGGAAGGCTCACTGCTGCTCCAGAAGGGAAGACTGAGAGCCTTGGAGAGAAGCCCCTGACCACTGTGGGCCATCTGGCGGTGAGACCTGGAGGGATAGCTGTGGGTCCCATGCACCGTCAGACTGGACAGATGGTCACGCCCCCAGGAAGGAAGGCTGGAGTCCCTGAGAAGGTGACCACCCTCTCTGGAAAGATGACAGTCACCCCAGATGGGCAGGCTGAGACTCTGGAGAGGTCACTTTGA